A region of Homo sapiens chromosome 17, GRCh38.p14 Primary Assembly DNA encodes the following proteins:
- the WNK4 gene encoding serine/threonine-protein kinase WNK4 isoform X2, which produces MLASPATETTVLMSQTEADLALRPPPPLGTAGQPRLGPPPRRARRFSGKAEPRPRSSRLSRRSSVDLGLLSSWSLPASPAPDPPDPPDSAGPGPARSPPPSSKEPPEGTWTEGAPVKAAEDSARPELPDSAVGPGSREPLRVPEAVALERRREQEEKEDMETQAVATSPDGRYLKFDIEIGRGSFKTVYRGLDTDTTVEVAWCELQTRKLSRAERQRFSEEVEMLKGLQHPNIVRFYDSWKSVLRGQVCIVLVTELMTSGTLKTYLRRFREMKPRVLQRWSRQILRGLHFLHSRVPPILHRDLKCDNVFITGPTGSVKIGDLGLATLKRASFAKSVIGTPEFMAPEMYEEKYDEAVDVYAFGMCMLEMATSEYPYSECQNAAQIYRKVTSGRKPNSFHKVKIPEVKEIIEGCIRTDKNERFTIQDLLAHAFFREERGVHVELAEEDDGEKPGLKLWLRMEDARRGGRPRDNQAIEFLFQLGRDAAEEVAQEMVALGLVCEADYQPVARAVRERVAAIQRKREKLRKARELEALPPEPGPPPATVPMAPGPPSVFPPEPEEPEADQHQPFLFRHASYSSTTSDCETDGYLSSSGFLDASDPALQPPGGVPSSLAESHLCLPSAFALSIPRSGPGSDFSPGDSYASDAASGLSDVGEGMGQMRRPPGRNLRRRPRSRLRVTSVSDQNDRVVECQLQTHNSKMVTFRFDLDGDSPEEIAAAMVYNEFILPSERDGFLRRIREIIQRVETLLKRDTGPMEAAEDTLSPQEEPAPLPALPVPLPDPSNELQSSTSLEHRSWTAFSTSSSSPGTPLSPGNPFSPGTPISPGPIFPITSPPCHPSPSPFSPISSQVSSNPSPHPTSSPLPFSSSTPEFPVPLSQCPWSSLPTTSPPTFSPTCSQVTLSSPFFPPCPSTSSFPSTTAAPLLSLASAFSLAVMTVAQSLLSPSPGLLSQSPPAPPSPLPSLPLPPPVAPGGQESPSPHTAEVESEASPPPARPLPGEARLAPISEEGKPQLVGRFQVTSSKEPAEPLPLQPTSPTLSGSPKPSTPQLTSESSDTEDSAGGGPETREALAESDRAAEGLGAGVEEEGDDGKEPQVGGSPQPLSHPSPVWMNYSYSSLCLSSEESESSGEDEEFWAELQSLRQKHLSEVETLQTLQKKEIEDLYSRLGKQPPPGIVAPAAMLSSRQRRLSKGSFPTSRRNSLQRSEPPGPGIMRRNSLSGSSTGSQEQRASKGVTFAGDVGRMVRAGPREGEPREWYLAAASPSSHLGGFFITFSFPSSEFRTEAMYLPHTRAHHGACVLRI; this is translated from the exons ATGTTGGCATCCCCGGCCACGGAGACCACCGTCCTCATGTCCCAGACTGAGGCCGACCTGGCCCTGCGGCCCCCGCCTCCTCTTGGCACCGCGGGGCAGCCCCGCCTCGGGCCCCCTCCTCGCCGAGCGCGCCGCTTCTCCGGGAAGGCTGAGCCCCGGCCGCGCTCTTCTCGTCTCAGCCGCCGTAGCTCAGTCGACTTGGGGCTGCTGAGCTCTTGGTCCCTGCCAGCCTCACCCGCTCCGGACCCCCCCGATCCTCCGGACTCCGCTGGTCCTGGCCCCGCGAGGAGCCCACCGCCTAGCTCCAAAGAACCCCCCGAGGGCACGTGGACCGAGGGAGCCCCTGTGAAGGCTGCGGAAGACTCCGCGCGTCCCGAGCTCCCGGACTCTGCAGTGGGCCCGGGGTCCAGGGAGCCGCTAAGGGTCCCTGAAGCTGTGGCCCTAGAGCGGCGGCGGgagcaggaagaaaaggaggacaTGGAGACCCAGGCTGTGGCAACGTCCCCCGATGGCCGATACCTCAAGTTTGACATCGAGATTGGACGTGGCTCCTTCAAGACGGTGTATCGAGGGCTAGACACCGACACCACAGTGGAGGTGGCCTGGTGTGAGCTGCAG ACTCGGAAACTGTCTAGAGCTGAGCGGCAGcgcttctcagaggaggtggaGATGCTCAAGGGGCTGCAGCACCCCAACATCGTCCGCTTCTATGATTCGTGGAAGTCGGTGCTGAGGGGCCAGGTTTGCATCGTGCTGGTCACCGAACTCATGACCTCGGGCACGCTCAAGAC GTACCTGAGGCGGTTCCGGGAGATGAAGCCGCGGGTCCTTCAGCGCTGGAGCCGCCAAATCCTGCGGGGACTTCATTTCCTACACTCCCGGGTTCCTCCCATCCTGCACCGGGATCTCAAGTGCGACAATGTCTTTATCACGGGACCTACTGGCTCTGTCAAAATCGGGGACCTGGGCCTGGCCACGCTCAAGCGCGCCTCCTTTGCCAAGAGTGTCATCG GGACCCCGGAATTCATGGCCCCCGAGATGTACGAGGAAAAGTACGATGAGGCCGTGGACGTGTACGCGTTCGGCATGTGCATGCTGGAGATGGCCACCTCTGAGTACCCGTACTCCGAGTGCCAGAATGCCGCGCAAATCTACCGCAAGGTCACTTCG GGCAGAAAGCCGAACAGCTTCCACAAGGTGAAGATACCCGAGGTGAAGGAGATCATTGAAGGCTGCATCCGCACGGATAAGAACGAGAG GTTCACCATCCAGGACCTCCTGGCCCACGCCTTCTTCCGCGAGGAGCGCGGTGTGCACGTGGAACTAGCGGAGGAGGACGACGGCGAGAAGCCGGGCCTCAAGCTCTGGCTGCGCATGGAGGACGCGCGGCGCGGGGGGCGCCCACGGGACAACCAGGCCATCGAGTTCCTGTTCCAGCTGGGCCGGGACGCGGCCGAGGAGGTGGCACAGGAGATG GTGGCTCTGGGCTTGGTCTGTGAAGCCGATTACCAGCCAGTGGCCCGTGCAGTACGTGAACGGGTTGCTGCCATCCAGCGAAAGCGTGAGAAGCTGCGTAAAGCAAGGGAATTGGAGGCACTCCCACCAGAGCCAGGACCTCCACCAGCAACTGTGCCCATGGCCCCCGGTCCCCCCAGTGTCTTCCCCCCTGAGCCTGAGGAGCCAGAGGCAGACCAGCACCAGCCCTTCCTTTTCCGCCACGCCAGCTACTCATCTACCACTT CGGATTGCGAGACTGATGGCTACCTCAGCTCCTCCGGCTTCCTGGATGCCTCAGACCCTGCCCTTCAGCCCCCTGGGGGGGTGCCATCCAGCCTGGCTGAGTCCCATCTCTGCCTGCCCTCG GCTTTTGCCCTATCCATTCCACGTTCTGGCCCTGGAAGTGACTTTTCCCCCGGGGACAG CTATGCCTCAGATGCAGCTTCAGGCCTTAGCGATGTGGGAGAAGGGATGGGACAAATGAGGAGACCCCCAGGGAGGAATCTCCGGCGCAGACCCCGATCCCGGCTGCGGGTCACTAGT GTCTCAGACCAGAATGACAGAGTGGTTGAGTGCCAGCTACAGACCCATAACAGCAAGATGGTGACCTTCCGATTTGATCTGGATGGGGACAGCCCGGAAGAGATTGCAGCTGCCATG GTATATAACGAGTTCATTCTGCCTTCGGAGCGAGATGGATTTCTCAGACGGATTCGGGAGATTATCCAGCGAGTGGAGACCCTGTTGAAGAGAGACACTGGCCCCATGGAGGCTGCTGAAGACACCCTAAGCCCCCAG GAGGAGCCAGCACCATTACCTGCCCTGCCCGTCCCCCTCCCAGACCCATCCAATG AGCTCCAGAGCAGCACCTCCCTGGAGCACAGGAGCTGGACAGCCTTCTCCACCTCCTCATCTTCTCCTGGAACTCCTTTGTCTCCTGGAAACCCATTTTCCCCTGGAACCCCCATTTCCCCAGGTCCCATCTTCCCCATCACTTCTCCCCCATGTCATCCCAGCCCCTCCCCATTCTCCCCCATTTCTTCCCAGGTCTCCTCAAATCCCTCTCCACACCCCACCAGCTCTCCACTTCCATTCTCCTCCAGCACACCCGAGTTTCCGGTCCCACTCTCTCAGTGTCCCTGGAGTTCTCTCCCCACGACTTCTCCACCTACGTTCTCTCCCACTTGTTCTCAGGTCACTCTTAgttcccctttctttcctccGTGCCCCTCcacttcttccttcccctccaccacagcagcccctctcctttctctggcTAGTGCCTTCTCACTGGCTGTGATGACTGTGGCCCAGTCCCTGCTGTCCCCCTCACCTGGGCTCCTTTCCCAGTCTCCTCCAGCCCCTCCTAGTCCCCTCCCTAGcctgccccttccccctcccGTTGCTCCTGGTGGCCAGGAAAGCCCTTCACCCCACACAGCTGAGGTGGAGAGTGAG GCCTCACCACCTCCTGCTCGGCCCCTCCCAGGGGAAGCCAGGCTGGCGCCCATCTCTGAAG AGGGAAAGCCGCAGCTTGTTGGGCGTTTCCAAGTGACTTCATCCAAGGAACCGGCTGAGCCTCTTCCCTTGCAGCCAACATCCCCCACTCTCTCTGGTTCTCCAAAACCTTCAACCCCTCAGCTCACTTCAGAGAGCTCAGATACAGAGGACAGTGCTGGAGGCGGGCCAGAGACCAGGGAAGCTCTGGCTGAGAGCGACCGTGCAGCTGAGGGTCTGGGGGCTGGAGttgaggaggaaggagatgaTGGGAAGGAACCCCAAGTTGGGGGCAGCCCCCAACCCCTGAGCCATCCCAGCCCAGTGTGGATGAACTACTCCTACAGCAGCCTGTGTTTGAGCAGCGAGGAGTCAGAAAGCAGTGGGGAAGATGAGGAGTTCTGGGCTGAGCTGCAGAGTCTTCGGCAGAA GCACTTGTCAGAGGTGGAAACACTACAGAcactacagaaaaaagaaattgaagatttGTACAGCCGGCTGGGGAAGCAGCCCCCACCGGGTATTGTGGCCCCAGCTGCTATGCTGTCCAGCCGCCAGCGCCGCCTCTCCAAGGGCAGCTTCCCCACCTCCCGCCGCAACAGCCTACAGCGCTCTGAGCCCCCAGGCCCTG GCATCATGCGAAGGAACTCTCTGAGTGGCAGCAGCACCGGCTCCCAGGAGCAGCGGGCAAGCAAGGGGGTGACATTCGCCGGGGATGTTGGCAGGATGGTGAGGGCGGGCCCAAGGGAGGGAGAGCCCAGGGAATGGTACCTGGCTGCAGCTTCgccttcctcccaccttggagGTTTCttcatcactttttcttttccctccagtGAATTCAGAACAGAAGCCATGTATCTCCCCCACACCAGGGCCCACCATGGAGCTTGTGTTCTCAGAATCTGA
- the WNK4 gene encoding serine/threonine-protein kinase WNK4 isoform 2 (isoform 2 is encoded by transcript variant 2): MSLSRDLLALSKSGTWAWPRSSAPPLPRVSSGPRNSWPPRCTRKSTMRPWTCTRSACACWRWPPLSTRTPSARMPRKSTARSLRFTIQDLLAHAFFREERGVHVELAEEDDGEKPGLKLWLRMEDARRGGRPRDNQAIEFLFQLGRDAAEEVAQEMVALGLVCEADYQPVARAVRERVAAIQRKREKLRKARELEALPPEPGPPPATVPMAPGPPSVFPPEPEEPEADQHQPFLFRHASYSSTTSDCETDGYLSSSGFLDASDPALQPPGGVPSSLAESHLCLPSAFALSIPRSGPGSDFSPGDSYASDAASGLSDVGEGMGQMRRPPGRNLRRRPRSRLRVTSVSDQNDRVVECQLQTHNSKMVTFRFDLDGDSPEEIAAAMVYNEFILPSERDGFLRRIREIIQRVETLLKRDTGPMEAAEDTLSPQEEPAPLPALPVPLPDPSNEELQSSTSLEHRSWTAFSTSSSSPGTPLSPGNPFSPGTPISPGPIFPITSPPCHPSPSPFSPISSQVSSNPSPHPTSSPLPFSSSTPEFPVPLSQCPWSSLPTTSPPTFSPTCSQVTLSSPFFPPCPSTSSFPSTTAAPLLSLASAFSLAVMTVAQSLLSPSPGLLSQSPPAPPSPLPSLPLPPPVAPGGQESPSPHTAEVESEASPPPARPLPGEARLAPISEEGKPQLVGRFQVTSSKEPAEPLPLQPTSPTLSGSPKPSTPQLTSESSDTEDSAGGGPETREALAESDRAAEGLGAGVEEEGDDGKEPQVGGSPQPLSHPSPVWMNYSYSSLCLSSEESESSGEDEEFWAELQSLRQKHLSEVETLQTLQKKEIEDLYSRLGKQPPPGIVAPAAMLSSRQRRLSKGSFPTSRRNSLQRSEPPGPGIMRRNSLSGSSTGSQEQRASKGVTFAGDVGRM, from the exons ATGTCTTTATCACGGGACCTACTGGCTCTGTCAAAATCGGGGACCTGGGCCTGGCCACGCTCAAGCGCGCCTCCTTTGCCAAGAGTGTCATCG GGACCCCGGAATTCATGGCCCCCGAGATGTACGAGGAAAAGTACGATGAGGCCGTGGACGTGTACGCGTTCGGCATGTGCATGCTGGAGATGGCCACCTCTGAGTACCCGTACTCCGAGTGCCAGAATGCCGCGCAAATCTACCGCAAGGTCACTTCG GTTCACCATCCAGGACCTCCTGGCCCACGCCTTCTTCCGCGAGGAGCGCGGTGTGCACGTGGAACTAGCGGAGGAGGACGACGGCGAGAAGCCGGGCCTCAAGCTCTGGCTGCGCATGGAGGACGCGCGGCGCGGGGGGCGCCCACGGGACAACCAGGCCATCGAGTTCCTGTTCCAGCTGGGCCGGGACGCGGCCGAGGAGGTGGCACAGGAGATG GTGGCTCTGGGCTTGGTCTGTGAAGCCGATTACCAGCCAGTGGCCCGTGCAGTACGTGAACGGGTTGCTGCCATCCAGCGAAAGCGTGAGAAGCTGCGTAAAGCAAGGGAATTGGAGGCACTCCCACCAGAGCCAGGACCTCCACCAGCAACTGTGCCCATGGCCCCCGGTCCCCCCAGTGTCTTCCCCCCTGAGCCTGAGGAGCCAGAGGCAGACCAGCACCAGCCCTTCCTTTTCCGCCACGCCAGCTACTCATCTACCACTT CGGATTGCGAGACTGATGGCTACCTCAGCTCCTCCGGCTTCCTGGATGCCTCAGACCCTGCCCTTCAGCCCCCTGGGGGGGTGCCATCCAGCCTGGCTGAGTCCCATCTCTGCCTGCCCTCG GCTTTTGCCCTATCCATTCCACGTTCTGGCCCTGGAAGTGACTTTTCCCCCGGGGACAG CTATGCCTCAGATGCAGCTTCAGGCCTTAGCGATGTGGGAGAAGGGATGGGACAAATGAGGAGACCCCCAGGGAGGAATCTCCGGCGCAGACCCCGATCCCGGCTGCGGGTCACTAGT GTCTCAGACCAGAATGACAGAGTGGTTGAGTGCCAGCTACAGACCCATAACAGCAAGATGGTGACCTTCCGATTTGATCTGGATGGGGACAGCCCGGAAGAGATTGCAGCTGCCATG GTATATAACGAGTTCATTCTGCCTTCGGAGCGAGATGGATTTCTCAGACGGATTCGGGAGATTATCCAGCGAGTGGAGACCCTGTTGAAGAGAGACACTGGCCCCATGGAGGCTGCTGAAGACACCCTAAGCCCCCAG GAGGAGCCAGCACCATTACCTGCCCTGCCCGTCCCCCTCCCAGACCCATCCAATG AAGAGCTCCAGAGCAGCACCTCCCTGGAGCACAGGAGCTGGACAGCCTTCTCCACCTCCTCATCTTCTCCTGGAACTCCTTTGTCTCCTGGAAACCCATTTTCCCCTGGAACCCCCATTTCCCCAGGTCCCATCTTCCCCATCACTTCTCCCCCATGTCATCCCAGCCCCTCCCCATTCTCCCCCATTTCTTCCCAGGTCTCCTCAAATCCCTCTCCACACCCCACCAGCTCTCCACTTCCATTCTCCTCCAGCACACCCGAGTTTCCGGTCCCACTCTCTCAGTGTCCCTGGAGTTCTCTCCCCACGACTTCTCCACCTACGTTCTCTCCCACTTGTTCTCAGGTCACTCTTAgttcccctttctttcctccGTGCCCCTCcacttcttccttcccctccaccacagcagcccctctcctttctctggcTAGTGCCTTCTCACTGGCTGTGATGACTGTGGCCCAGTCCCTGCTGTCCCCCTCACCTGGGCTCCTTTCCCAGTCTCCTCCAGCCCCTCCTAGTCCCCTCCCTAGcctgccccttccccctcccGTTGCTCCTGGTGGCCAGGAAAGCCCTTCACCCCACACAGCTGAGGTGGAGAGTGAG GCCTCACCACCTCCTGCTCGGCCCCTCCCAGGGGAAGCCAGGCTGGCGCCCATCTCTGAAG AGGGAAAGCCGCAGCTTGTTGGGCGTTTCCAAGTGACTTCATCCAAGGAACCGGCTGAGCCTCTTCCCTTGCAGCCAACATCCCCCACTCTCTCTGGTTCTCCAAAACCTTCAACCCCTCAGCTCACTTCAGAGAGCTCAGATACAGAGGACAGTGCTGGAGGCGGGCCAGAGACCAGGGAAGCTCTGGCTGAGAGCGACCGTGCAGCTGAGGGTCTGGGGGCTGGAGttgaggaggaaggagatgaTGGGAAGGAACCCCAAGTTGGGGGCAGCCCCCAACCCCTGAGCCATCCCAGCCCAGTGTGGATGAACTACTCCTACAGCAGCCTGTGTTTGAGCAGCGAGGAGTCAGAAAGCAGTGGGGAAGATGAGGAGTTCTGGGCTGAGCTGCAGAGTCTTCGGCAGAA GCACTTGTCAGAGGTGGAAACACTACAGAcactacagaaaaaagaaattgaagatttGTACAGCCGGCTGGGGAAGCAGCCCCCACCGGGTATTGTGGCCCCAGCTGCTATGCTGTCCAGCCGCCAGCGCCGCCTCTCCAAGGGCAGCTTCCCCACCTCCCGCCGCAACAGCCTACAGCGCTCTGAGCCCCCAGGCCCTG GCATCATGCGAAGGAACTCTCTGAGTGGCAGCAGCACCGGCTCCCAGGAGCAGCGGGCAAGCAAGGGGGTGACATTCGCCGGGGATGTTGGCAGGATG tGA
- the WNK4 gene encoding serine/threonine-protein kinase WNK4 isoform X11, producing the protein MSLSRDLLALSKSGTWAWPRSSAPPLPRVSSGPRNSWPPRCTRKSTMRPWTCTRSACACWRWPPLSTRTPSARMPRKSTARSLRFTIQDLLAHAFFREERGVHVELAEEDDGEKPGLKLWLRMEDARRGGRPRDNQAIEFLFQLGRDAAEEVAQEMVALGLVCEADYQPVARAVRERVAAIQRKREKLRKARELEALPPEPGPPPATVPMAPGPPSVFPPEPEEPEADQHQPFLFRHASYSSTTSDCETDGYLSSSGFLDASDPALQPPGGVPSSLAESHLCLPSAFALSIPRSGPGSDFSPGDSYASDAASGLSDVGEGMGQMRRPPGRNLRRRPRSRLRVTSVSDQNDRVVECQLQTHNSKMVTFRFDLDGDSPEEIAAAMVYNEFILPSERDGFLRRIREIIQRVETLLKRDTGPMEAAEDTLSPQEEPAPLPALPVPLPDPSNEELQSSTSLEHRSWTAFSTSSSSPGTPLSPGNPFSPGTPISPGPIFPITSPPCHPSPSPFSPISSQVSSNPSPHPTSSPLPFSSSTPEFPVPLSQCPWSSLPTTSPPTFSPTCSQVTLSSPFFPPCPSTSSFPSTTAAPLLSLASAFSLAVMTVAQSLLSPSPGLLSQSPPAPPSPLPSLPLPPPVAPGGQESPSPHTAEVESEASPPPARPLPGEARLAPISEEGKPQLVGRFQVTSSKEPAEPLPLQPTSPTLSGSPKPSTPQLTSESSDTEDSAGGGPETREALAESDRAAEGLGAGVEEEGDDGKEPQVGGSPQPLSHPSPVWMNYSYSSLCLSSEESESSGEDEEFWAELQSLRQKHLSEVETLQTLQKKEIEDLYSRLGKQPPPGIVAPAAMLSSRQRRLSKGSFPTSRRNSLQRSEPPGPGIMRRNSLSGSSTGSQEQRASKGVTFAGDVGRMVRAGPREGEPREWYLAAASPSSHLGGFFITFSFPSSEFRTEAMYLPHTRAHHGACVLRI; encoded by the exons ATGTCTTTATCACGGGACCTACTGGCTCTGTCAAAATCGGGGACCTGGGCCTGGCCACGCTCAAGCGCGCCTCCTTTGCCAAGAGTGTCATCG GGACCCCGGAATTCATGGCCCCCGAGATGTACGAGGAAAAGTACGATGAGGCCGTGGACGTGTACGCGTTCGGCATGTGCATGCTGGAGATGGCCACCTCTGAGTACCCGTACTCCGAGTGCCAGAATGCCGCGCAAATCTACCGCAAGGTCACTTCG GTTCACCATCCAGGACCTCCTGGCCCACGCCTTCTTCCGCGAGGAGCGCGGTGTGCACGTGGAACTAGCGGAGGAGGACGACGGCGAGAAGCCGGGCCTCAAGCTCTGGCTGCGCATGGAGGACGCGCGGCGCGGGGGGCGCCCACGGGACAACCAGGCCATCGAGTTCCTGTTCCAGCTGGGCCGGGACGCGGCCGAGGAGGTGGCACAGGAGATG GTGGCTCTGGGCTTGGTCTGTGAAGCCGATTACCAGCCAGTGGCCCGTGCAGTACGTGAACGGGTTGCTGCCATCCAGCGAAAGCGTGAGAAGCTGCGTAAAGCAAGGGAATTGGAGGCACTCCCACCAGAGCCAGGACCTCCACCAGCAACTGTGCCCATGGCCCCCGGTCCCCCCAGTGTCTTCCCCCCTGAGCCTGAGGAGCCAGAGGCAGACCAGCACCAGCCCTTCCTTTTCCGCCACGCCAGCTACTCATCTACCACTT CGGATTGCGAGACTGATGGCTACCTCAGCTCCTCCGGCTTCCTGGATGCCTCAGACCCTGCCCTTCAGCCCCCTGGGGGGGTGCCATCCAGCCTGGCTGAGTCCCATCTCTGCCTGCCCTCG GCTTTTGCCCTATCCATTCCACGTTCTGGCCCTGGAAGTGACTTTTCCCCCGGGGACAG CTATGCCTCAGATGCAGCTTCAGGCCTTAGCGATGTGGGAGAAGGGATGGGACAAATGAGGAGACCCCCAGGGAGGAATCTCCGGCGCAGACCCCGATCCCGGCTGCGGGTCACTAGT GTCTCAGACCAGAATGACAGAGTGGTTGAGTGCCAGCTACAGACCCATAACAGCAAGATGGTGACCTTCCGATTTGATCTGGATGGGGACAGCCCGGAAGAGATTGCAGCTGCCATG GTATATAACGAGTTCATTCTGCCTTCGGAGCGAGATGGATTTCTCAGACGGATTCGGGAGATTATCCAGCGAGTGGAGACCCTGTTGAAGAGAGACACTGGCCCCATGGAGGCTGCTGAAGACACCCTAAGCCCCCAG GAGGAGCCAGCACCATTACCTGCCCTGCCCGTCCCCCTCCCAGACCCATCCAATG AAGAGCTCCAGAGCAGCACCTCCCTGGAGCACAGGAGCTGGACAGCCTTCTCCACCTCCTCATCTTCTCCTGGAACTCCTTTGTCTCCTGGAAACCCATTTTCCCCTGGAACCCCCATTTCCCCAGGTCCCATCTTCCCCATCACTTCTCCCCCATGTCATCCCAGCCCCTCCCCATTCTCCCCCATTTCTTCCCAGGTCTCCTCAAATCCCTCTCCACACCCCACCAGCTCTCCACTTCCATTCTCCTCCAGCACACCCGAGTTTCCGGTCCCACTCTCTCAGTGTCCCTGGAGTTCTCTCCCCACGACTTCTCCACCTACGTTCTCTCCCACTTGTTCTCAGGTCACTCTTAgttcccctttctttcctccGTGCCCCTCcacttcttccttcccctccaccacagcagcccctctcctttctctggcTAGTGCCTTCTCACTGGCTGTGATGACTGTGGCCCAGTCCCTGCTGTCCCCCTCACCTGGGCTCCTTTCCCAGTCTCCTCCAGCCCCTCCTAGTCCCCTCCCTAGcctgccccttccccctcccGTTGCTCCTGGTGGCCAGGAAAGCCCTTCACCCCACACAGCTGAGGTGGAGAGTGAG GCCTCACCACCTCCTGCTCGGCCCCTCCCAGGGGAAGCCAGGCTGGCGCCCATCTCTGAAG AGGGAAAGCCGCAGCTTGTTGGGCGTTTCCAAGTGACTTCATCCAAGGAACCGGCTGAGCCTCTTCCCTTGCAGCCAACATCCCCCACTCTCTCTGGTTCTCCAAAACCTTCAACCCCTCAGCTCACTTCAGAGAGCTCAGATACAGAGGACAGTGCTGGAGGCGGGCCAGAGACCAGGGAAGCTCTGGCTGAGAGCGACCGTGCAGCTGAGGGTCTGGGGGCTGGAGttgaggaggaaggagatgaTGGGAAGGAACCCCAAGTTGGGGGCAGCCCCCAACCCCTGAGCCATCCCAGCCCAGTGTGGATGAACTACTCCTACAGCAGCCTGTGTTTGAGCAGCGAGGAGTCAGAAAGCAGTGGGGAAGATGAGGAGTTCTGGGCTGAGCTGCAGAGTCTTCGGCAGAA GCACTTGTCAGAGGTGGAAACACTACAGAcactacagaaaaaagaaattgaagatttGTACAGCCGGCTGGGGAAGCAGCCCCCACCGGGTATTGTGGCCCCAGCTGCTATGCTGTCCAGCCGCCAGCGCCGCCTCTCCAAGGGCAGCTTCCCCACCTCCCGCCGCAACAGCCTACAGCGCTCTGAGCCCCCAGGCCCTG GCATCATGCGAAGGAACTCTCTGAGTGGCAGCAGCACCGGCTCCCAGGAGCAGCGGGCAAGCAAGGGGGTGACATTCGCCGGGGATGTTGGCAGGATGGTGAGGGCGGGCCCAAGGGAGGGAGAGCCCAGGGAATGGTACCTGGCTGCAGCTTCgccttcctcccaccttggagGTTTCttcatcactttttcttttccctccagtGAATTCAGAACAGAAGCCATGTATCTCCCCCACACCAGGGCCCACCATGGAGCTTGTGTTCTCAGAATCTGA